The genomic window ACCGCGGCGCAGCTGCCAGGACGCACCGCGCACGGCGTGCGTCGCGGAGCCCCCGGCGCCGAAGGTGACGGTGAGGTCCTCCACGGACAGCAGCGGTGCGCCGTCGTGCGGGGTGCCGGTCCGGGCCTCGCTCACGAGCTGACACCCACCGCGAGGTAGTTCGGGTACGCGGGGAAGGCACCGATGAAGAAGTTCGTCACCTTCGAGCCGCGCAGGAACGAGTTGCGCGTGTAGATGAGCGGCACGACGGGGGAGTCGGCCATGACAGCCTTGTCGACCGCGACCCACGCCTTCGCGGCGGCGTCGGTGTCGACGGTGGCCTGGGCGGTGGCGATGGCCGCGTCGACGGCCGGGTTGGAGTAGCGCGCCGAGTTGTAGCCCCCGTCGCCGATCGCGGAGGTGGCGAACAGCGGCTGCAGGTTCGCGTTGGCGCTGGGGAAGTCCGGCTGCCAGGACGCCAGCGCCAGGTCGTACTCCTGGGCGTTCACGGTGTTGATGGCCGCGTAGTAGGCGTCCTCGTCGAGGACCTGCAGGGTGACGGTGATGCCGGCCTTCGCCAGCGACGCCTGGATCGCCTGCGCCTGGGCCGGGCCGTTGTTGGACTGGCTGACCAGCAGGGTCAGCCCGCTCAGGCCGTCGGGGTGACCGGCCTGGGCCAGCAGTTCCTTCGCCTTGGCCGGGTCCCCGGTCTTCTCGGTCGGGTAGAGGTCGAACTCCTCCCGGCCCGCGATGCCGTCGGTGATGAGGGTGGTGGCGATCTCCCCGGCCAGCGCGGCGGTGCCGGCGGTGGCGACCTGGAAGGCCGACTTGTCGACGGCGTACTGGAACGCCTTGCGGACGCCCGCGTCCTGCAGCGCGCCGCGGCGGGTGTTGAGGGACAGGAAGGCCAGCGCCCCGGACTGCGAGGTGACGAGGCGGTCCTTGGCGGCGGGGTTGTTGGCGACCTGGACGAGCTGGGCGGGGGAGACGAACCCGGCGCCGAAGGCGGACTGGTCGGCGGCCGAGTCCGCGGCCAGGCGCTGGGAGACGACGT from Kineococcus rhizosphaerae includes these protein-coding regions:
- a CDS encoding ABC transporter substrate-binding protein; amino-acid sequence: MVSKSPAPLLTRRTVLAGSVLAGLGATSFLAACGANERQGSSSGQGSSSAPAKGGTLTVLVSSTATNFDPAKSQSLAITSLGLVHRRLTAWKVESGKPAQLVPDLATDVGSTSDDGTTWTFTLKDGLTFSDGSPIRAADVKWGLERSFAASFSGGLTYHKDLLAGAAGYAGPFEGAHLDSIAAPDDKTLVFTLARPYGDWGWVASTPAFAPVPEGKGAEADYGLKPVSSGPYVLSTVQQGVKLELTRNEHWDAKTDDVRPALPDTVVFSLGQATDVVSQRLAADSAADQSAFGAGFVSPAQLVQVANNPAAKDRLVTSQSGALAFLSLNTRRGALQDAGVRKAFQYAVDKSAFQVATAGTAALAGEIATTLITDGIAGREEFDLYPTEKTGDPAKAKELLAQAGHPDGLSGLTLLVSQSNNGPAQAQAIQASLAKAGITVTLQVLDEDAYYAAINTVNAQEYDLALASWQPDFPSANANLQPLFATSAIGDGGYNSARYSNPAVDAAIATAQATVDTDAAAKAWVAVDKAVMADSPVVPLIYTRNSFLRGSKVTNFFIGAFPAYPNYLAVGVSS